A part of Cannabis sativa cultivar Pink pepper isolate KNU-18-1 chromosome 6, ASM2916894v1, whole genome shotgun sequence genomic DNA contains:
- the LOC133038685 gene encoding receptor-like protein 6, with amino-acid sequence MKNHFPFLTLMFSFIMIMIMCCCYVTPQQHTLNNSFISSPPLRCLPHISSALLQLKQEFVFDDPTSYSKMKFWKEGKDFCEWDGVTCSTKTGQLIGLDLSESLLIGPLRSNSSLFTLSQLERLNLAYNYFSNSKIPSSFGLLSRLTFLNLSNSFSSGQVPYEIALLSNMISLDLSGLYDVSLSYRTTIKLAQNMTKLEELHLDGVDLSSPLPKSIANLSSLISLSLKHCNLYGEFPKNIFHLPNIQVIDVSFNHYISGFLPINFSSCSKLKSLNLYSSSFFGILPYSIGNLKLLSKLDLSSCAFSGTIPSTLFTMPSLKYLNLGENQFTGPLTIPSSVKNLSCLSSLHLEYNNFNGKIPSTLFEIPSLEYLGLTENQFTGPLIISSSVKNFSCLSSLDLIANNINGQIPSILFEIPSLEYLSLEHNQFVGPLTIPNISLSSQLTSLLLAGNKLIEQIPSSIFEMKKLEELFLNENYFSGTIEMHMFSKLSRLRALDLSHNNLSVETNTKTNSTLIFKLNYLHLASCNITEFPKFLKTQNELSYLDLSCNKIKGKVPKWFFTIGAETLGSLNMSTNFIIGWEKVPKVLPWKVLWTLDLSHNNLSGEIPPCLGSIRFLQHLELSNNKFEGSIPSSLGNLTQLYYLDLSKNRLSGRILQLGNNSMFCTLSNLEVLDVSNNQLTGSIPQCLGSFSKDLQVLNMKENNFSGEMPQIFVDENGLMTLDLSHNQLEGMVPQSLAKCNELQILNLGHNRLIDTFPFWLQNLTNLQVLVLRSNKFHGPIWDPNKYMGFKKLQIVDLSFNHFSGTLSSHYFTNWSAINTVNTSANKSRLLYIGDDDDGYYQESITVTNKGFEMEFVRILTIFSCIDLSNNNFHGEIPKSVGDLRSLIVLNLSSNNFEGHIPLSFGDLKQLESLDLSNNRLSGRIPQELATLTFLAYLNLSTNQLMGPIPQGGQFNTFENSSFYGNEDLCGFPLSKECEDSNDETPNTTLDDHESEFWSGFGWKAVAIGYACGFLVGVLGGYLFISKK; translated from the coding sequence ATGAAGAATCATTTTCCCTTCCTCACTCTTATGTTTAGCTTCATCATGATAATGATCATGTGTTGTTGCTATGTTACTCCACAACAACATACTCTTAACAACTCTTTCATTAGTTCCCCTCCACTGAGATGCCTCCCTCACATAAGCTCTGCTTTGTTGCAACTAAAGCAAGAGTTTGTCTTTGATGATCCAACTTCTTACTCGAAGATGAAGTTTTGGAAGGAAGGTAAGGATTTCTGTGAGTGGGATGGTGTCACCTGCAGCACCAAAACAGGACAGCTTATAGGCCTTGATCTCAGTGAAAGTTTGCTTATAGGGCCTTTGCGTTCCAATAGCAGCCTCTTCACCTTAAGTCAACTTGAGCGACTCAACCTTGCCTACAACTACTTTAGCAATTCTAAGATTCCATCAAGCTTTGGTCTGCTTTCGAGGTTAACCTTTCTCAACCTCTCTAACTCCTTTTCTTCTGGTCAGGTCCCATATGAAATTGCTTTGTTGTCGAATATGATTTCTCTTGATCTCTCTGGTTTATATGATGTTAGTCTTTCATATAGAACGACAATAAAACTTGCCCAAAACATGACCAAGCTAGAAGAACTTCACTTGGATGGTGTGGATCTTTCTTCACCCCTACCTAAATCCATTGCAAATCTATCCTCCTTGATATCTCTATCTCTTAAACATTGCAATCTATATGGTGAATttccaaaaaatatttttcatctaCCAAATATTCAAGTTATTGATGTTTCATTCAATCATTACATTAGTGGTTTTCTTCCCATTAATTTTAGTTCTTGTAGTAAATTAAAGTCATTGAATCTTTATTCCAGTAGTTTCTTTGGAATACTACCATATTCCATTGGCAATCTCAAGCTCTTAAGTAAATTAGATCTCTCTAGCTGTGCTTTTTCAGGGACCATTCCATCAACTTTATTCACAATGCCTagtttaaaatatctaaatctTGGAGAGAATCAATTTACAGGCCCACTAACCATTCCATCTTCAGTTAAGAATTTGTCATGTCTCTCATCTCTTCACCTGGAGTACAACAACTTTAATGGTAAAATTCCATCAACTTTGTTTGAAATCCCTAGTTTAGAATATCTAGGTCTTACAGAGAATCAATTTACAGGCCCACTAATTATTTCATCTTCAGTTAAGAATTTTTCATGTCTCTCATCTCTTGATCTGATTGCCAACAACAttaatggtcaaattccatcaATTTTGTTCGAAATCCCTAGTTTAGAATATCTATCTCTTGAACATAATCAGTTTGTGGGTCCTTTGACCATCCCAAATATCTCATTGTCATCCCAATTGACAAGTCTTTTGTTGGCTGGGAACAAGCTAATAGAACAAATTCCAAGctcaatttttgaaatgaaaaaacTGGAAGAGCTCTTCCTCAATGAAAATTACTTTAGTGGTACAATAGAGATGCACATGTTCTCAAAGTTGAGCCGTCTTCGAGCTCTTGATCTTTCACATAACAATCTATCTGTAGAGACAAACACAAAAACCAATTCCACTCTAATCTTCAAACTTAACTATTTGCATTTGGCTTCATGCAACATTACAGAATTTCCAAAGTTTCTAAAAACCCAAAATGAGCTTTCTTATTTAGATCTTTCCTGCAACAAAATTAAAGGAAAGGTccccaaatggttcttcaccaTAGGAGCAGAGACCTTGGGTTCATTGAATATGTCTACAAATTTCATCATCGGTTGGGAAAAAGTACCGAAAGTGCTTCCGTGGAAAGTGTTGTGGACTCTCGATTTAAGCCACAACAACTTAAGTGGGGAGATTCCTCCATGTTTGGGTTCCATTAGGTTCCTTCAACACTTGGAATTGTCTAACAACAAATTTGAGGGCTCTATTCCATCATCTCTTGGGAATTTGACTCAGCTTTATTATTTGGATCTCTCTAAAAATAGGCTTTCTGGTAGAATCCTTCAGCTGGGAAATAACTCAATGTTCTGCACTTTAAGCAATCTTGAAGTTCTTGATGTCTCAAATAATCAGCTAACTGGCTCTATTCCACAATGCTTGGGTAGCTTCAGCAAAGATCTTCAAGTGTTGAACATGAAAGAGAACAATTTTAGTGGAGAGATGCCTCAGATATTTGTGGATGAAAACGGACTAATGACACTAGACCTCAGTCATAATCAACTAGAAGGAATGGTTCCACAATCTTTAGCCAAATGTAATGAATTACAAATTCTTAATCTCGGACACAATCGACTGATTGACACATTCCCTTTTTGgttacaaaatttgacaaattTGCAAGTTCTTGTACTGCGTTCCAACAAATTTCATGGTCCAATATGGGATCCAAACAAGTATATGGGCTTTAAGAAACTGCAGATTGTTGATCTCTCTTTCAATCATTTCAGTGGAACATTGTCATCACATTATTTTACCAATTGGAGTGCCATTAATACAGTCAATACTAGTGCAAATAAGTCAAGGTTGTTGTACattggtgatgatgatgatgggtaCTACCAAGAGTCGATAACCGTGACGAATAAGGGATTCGAAATGGAATTTGTGAGGATCTTAACCATCTTCTCCTGTATCGATCTCTCAAACAATAATTTTCATGGAGAAATTCCAAAATCTGTTGGGGATCTTCGATCATTGATTGTGTTGAATCTATCAAGTAACAACTTTGAAGGTCACATTCCACTATCTTTTGGAGATCTTAAGCAACTTGAATCATTGGATCTTTCTAACAACAGGCTCTCTGGAAGAATCCCTCAAGAATTGGCAACACTCACATTTCTTGCTTATCTCAACCTTAGCACGAACCAACTTATGGGGCCGATTCCACAAGGTGGACAATTCAACACATTTGAGAATTCTTCATTTTATGGAAACGAAGACTTATGTGGCTTTCCATTATCAAAGGAATGTGAAGACAGTAATGATGAGACACCAAATACGACTCTTGATGATCATGAATCTGAGTTTTGGAGTGGTTTTGGTTGGAAAGCTGTGGCTATAGGATATGCATGTGGCTTTCTTGTTGGAGTGTTGGGTGGATATCTCTTCAtttccaaaaaataa
- the LOC115694708 gene encoding probable glutamyl endopeptidase, chloroplastic: protein MGLRDVLQLQLQLNELYHRFSLLSSISPLSLLSISSKHTHLSSSLLSRRRPRRCSLRTMATMTSSSSRLRNLVPLSAIAAENATPGGASNGSASSSSAATALADDQDDSTAEVGYRLPPPEIRDIVDAPPLPALSFSPHRDKILFLKRRALPPLAELARPEEKLAGIRIDGKCNTRSRMSFYTGIGIHQLMPDGTLGPEKEIHGFPDGAKINFVTWSPDGKHLSFSIRVDEEENSTSKLKVWVADIETGKARPLIQNPDIYLNAVFDNFVWLDNSTLLVSTIPLSRGDPPKKPIVPVGPKIQSNEQKNVIQVRTFQDLLKDEYDADLFDYYATSQLVLASLDGTVKEFGSPAVYTSMDPSPDQKYTLISSIHRPYSFIVPCGRFPKKVDLWTSDGRFVRELCDLPLAEDIPITTSSVRKGMRSLNWRADKPSTLYWVETQDGGDAKVEASPRDIVYIQPAEPLNGEEPEILHKLDLRYGGISWCDDSLALVYESWYKTRKIRTWVISPGSKDVSPRILFDRSSEDVYSDPGSPMLRRTPAGTYVIAKIKKENDDGTYVLLNGSGATPEGNIPFLDLFEISTGNKERIWKSDKEKYFETVVALMSDEKEGDLLVDQLKILTSKESKTENTQYYIMSWPEKKAHQITNFPHPYPQLETLQKEMVRYQRKDGVQLTATLYLPPGYDPSKDGPLPCLIWSYPGEFKSKDAAGQVRGSPNEFAGIGPTSALLWLARRFAILSGPTIPIIGEGDEEANDRYVEQLVASAEAAVEEVIRRGVAHPNKIAVGGHSYGAFMTANLLAHAPHLFCCGIARSGAYNRTLTPFGFQNEDRTLWEATNTYVEMSPFMSANKIKKPILLIHGEEDNNPGTLTMQSDRFFNALKGHGALSRLVILPFESHGYASRESIMHVLWETDRWLQRYCVSNATDVNVDVDGSKENVGLGADSETKAVATSGGGGSEESNFEDEVFPSRQRSLL from the exons ATGGGCTTAAGAGACGTGCTCCAGCTTCAGCTTCAGCTCAATGAACTCTATCACCGTTTCTCTCTCCTCTCCTCCATCTCTCCCCTCTCTCTCCTCTCCATCTCTTCAAAACACACTCATCTCTCCTCCTCTTTACTCTCCCGCCGTCGACCTCGCCGCTGCTCTCTGAGGACCATGGCCACCATGACCTCCTCTTCCTCCAGACTACGAAATCTCGTTCCTCTTAGCGCGATTGCCGCTGAGAATGCCACCCCTGGTGGAGCTTCCAATGGTTCTGCCTCCTCTTCTTCTGCAGCTACTGCTCTGGCTGATGACCAAG ATGATTCCACAGCAGAAGTTGGATATCGTCTTCCTCCACCAGAGATTAGAGACATTGTTGATGCCCCACCTCTTCCTGCATTGTCATTCTCACCTCACAGAGATAAAATACTATTTCTTAAGCGGAGAGCCTTACCTCCTTTGGCAGAACTAGCAAGACCCGAAGAAAAATTGGCTGGAATTCGCATTGATGGGAAATGTAATACCAGAAGCCGTATGTCATTTTATACAGGAATTGGGATCCATCAGTTAATGCCAGATGGTACGTTAGGgccagagaaagagattcatgGCTTCCCCGATGGTGCTAAGATCAATTTTGTTACTTGGTCTCCAGACGGTAAACATTTATCCTTCAGTATTCGAGTTGATGAGGAAGAAAACAGTACTAGCAAGCTCAAGGTATGGGTTGCTGACATAGAAACAGGAAAAGCTAGGCCATTGATTCAGAATCCAGATATCTATTTGAATGCAGTTTTTGACAATTTTGTTTGGTTGGACAACTCAACTCTATTAGTTTCCACCATACCCTTATCTCGGGGAGACCCTCCTAAGAAACCTATTGTTCCTGTTGGCCCAAAGATACAATCTAATGAGCAAAAGAATGTTATTCAAGTTAGAACCTTCCAGGATTTGCTTAAGGACGAGTATGATGCAGATTTGTTTGACTACTATGCGACAAGTCAATTGGTATTGGCCTCCTTGGATGGGACAGTGAAGGAATTTGGTTCCCCAGCTGTATATACATCAATGGATCCATCTCCTGATCAAAAGTACACCTTAATTTCTTCGATTCACCGTCCATACTCTTTCATTGTACCATGTGGAAGATTTCCCAAGAAGGTGGATCTCTGGACATCTGATGGAAGGTTTGTTAGAGAGCTTTGTGATCTGCCTCTTGCAGAGGATATCCCAATTACAACCAGTAGTGTGCGAAAAGGGATGCGCTCCCTAAATTGGAGAGCAGATAAACCATCTACGCTATACTG ggttgaGACTCAAGATGGTGGAGATGCTAAGGTTGAAGCTTCTCCACGTGATATTGTCTATATACAACCTGCTGAACCACTTAATGGTGAAGAGCCAGAAATCCTGCACAAGCTAGATCTTCGTTACGG AGGGATCTCTTGGTGTGATGATTCACTAGCGCTAGTTTATGAATCATGGTACAAAACACGAAAAATCAGAACTTGGGTAATTTCTCCTGGATCAAAAGATGTCAGCCCTCGTATCCTATTTGATAGGTCATCAGAAGATGTTTACTCTGATCCTGGCTCACCCATGTTGCGGAGAACTCCTGCAGGGACTTATGTGATTGCTAAgataaagaaagaaaatgatGATGGGACTTATGTTTTACTTAATGGAAGTGGTGCTACACCAGAAGGAAACATCCCATTCCTAGATTTATTTGAGAT AAGCACAGGTAACAAAGAACGTATATGGAAGAGTGACAAAGAAAAGTATTTTGAGACGGTTGTGGCCCTAATGTCTGATGAGAAAGAAGGAGATCTGCTTGTTGATCAGTTGAAAATATTGACTTCCAAGGAGTCAAAAACTGAAAACACTCAATATTATATCATGAGCTGGCCGGAAAAGAAAGCGCATCAAATTACAAATTTCCCTCATCCGTATCCGCAGTTGGAAACATTGCAGAAAGAGATGGTCAGATACCAGAGAAAGGATGGTGTTCAACTTACTGCAACGTTATATCTTCCACCTGGCTATGATCCGTCAAAAGATGGGCCTCTTCCATGTTTGATCTGGTCTTACCCCGGGGAGTTTAAAAGCAAAGATGCTGCTGGCCAAGTCCGAGGCTCTCCTAATGAATTTGCTGGCATAGGTCCTACATCAGCCCTCCTTTGGCTAGCCAGAAG GTTTGCAATTCTATCGGGACCAACTATTCCAATTATTGGTGAGGGTGATGAAGAAGCGAATGATAG ATATGTGGAGCAATTAGTTGCAAGTGCAGAAGCTGCTGTGGAGGAAGTTATCCGTCGTGGA GTGGCACATCCCAACAAAATTGCTGTTGGAGGACATTCCTATGGTGCTTTCATGACAGCAAACCTATTGGCACATGCCCCTCATCTTTTCTGTTGTGGAATTGCTCGCTCCGGTGCCTATAACAGAACACTTACTCCTTTCGGTTTCCAG AACGAGGACAGAACTCTTTGGGAGGCTACTAATACTTATGTAGAGATGAGCCCTTTCATGTCAGCTAACAAAATTAAGAAACCAATTTTGCTAATCCATGGAGAAGAGGACAATAATCCAGGAACTTTAACGATGCAG TCAGATCGGTTTTTTAACGCTTTGAAAGGGCACGGTGCTCTTTCCCGTCTAGTAATTCTTCCCTTTGAGAGCCACGGTTATGCCTCACGAGAAAGCATCATGCACGTACTCTGGGAAACAGATAGATGGTTGCAAAGATATTGCGTGTCCAATGCCACTGATGTAAATGTAGATGTAGATGGGAGTAAAGAAAATGTGGGCCTTGGAGCAGATTCTGAAACCAAAGCAGTCGCTACTAGCGGAGGTGGAGGATCAGAAGAGTCGAATTTCGAGGATGAAGTGTTCCCCTCAAGACAAAGGTCATTATTATG
- the LOC115725199 gene encoding mitogen-activated protein kinase kinase kinase 20-like isoform X2, with protein sequence MKWIRGKVIGQGGFATVYRAVLKDGDLELAVKTSGAYGAEALKNESYVLDKIGTCPEVIRCYGYSETFEKEQHDYNLLLEFATGGSLSDEMKKHGGRLLEPYIRRHTKSILNGIYFVHSKGFIHCDIKVDNVLIFQNGNAKICDFGLAMEASEKGKVESSRELRGTPMYLAPESVNENEYDYPVDIWALGCAVAEMYTGKPIWNDPQQNQWALLLRIGGEELPEIPQELSEEGKDFLSKCLIKDPKKRWTAEMLLDHPFVTGIEVGECDNESDNNKTSSTSSPRCLLDFPNWISQEIIGEGVSDDNTLLLPEDAEVVEEEEEEEETTTLPFSPKCPFDFPLWISQISNVEQKQHGSGMSSMVPTDEESEKETPPNALEESGEEDEKKI encoded by the exons ATGAAGTGGATTCGTGGAAAAGTGATAGGGCAAGGAGGTTTTGCTACTGTCTATAGAGCAGTACTCAAAGATGGTGATTTGGAATTGGCTGTCAAAACCAGTGGAGCATATGGTGCTGAAGCTCTAAAAAATGAGAGCTATGTTCTGGACAAAATTGGAACTTGTCCCGAAGTAATTCGCTGTTATGGATACAGTGAAACTTTTGAGAAGGAGCAGCATGATTATAATCTGTTGTTGGAGTTTGCCACGGGAGGAAGTTTATCTGATGAGATGAAGAAACATGGAGGTCGATTACTGGAACCATACATTCGCAGACACACCAAATCCATACTCAATGGAATATACTTTGTACACTCTAAAGGTTTTATACATTGTGACATAAAGGTCGACAATGTTCttattttccaaaatggaaaTGCTAAGATATGTGACTTCGGATTAGCTATGGAAGCTTCAGAGAAAGGTAAAGTGGAATCATCAAGGGAGTTAAGAGGCACTCCAATGTATTTGGCTCCCGAGTCGGTAAATGAGAATGAGTATGATTACCCTGTGGATATCTGGGCTTTGGGTTGTGCTGTTGCTGAGATGTATACTGGAAAACCTATATGGAACGACCCTCAACAAAATCAATGGGCATTGTTACTACGAATTGGAGGAGAAGAGCTCCCCGAGATTCCACAAGAACTGTCAGAAGAAGGTAAAGATTTTCTAAGCAAGTGTCTCATTAAGGACCCTAAGAAGCGATGGACAGCTGAGATGCTTTTGGATCACCCCTTTGTTACTGGTATTGAGGTTGGTGAATGTGATAATGAGTCTGATAACAACAAGACTAGTTCAACATCATCTCCGAGGTGTCTACTTGATTTTCCTAACTGGATTTCCCAAGAAATCATTGGAGAAGGCGTTAGTGATGATAACACTCTTCTTCTACCGGAAGATGCTGAAGTAGTagaagaggaagaggaagaggaagaaACAACTACTTTACCATTTTCACCTAAATGCCCCTTTGACTTTCCTCTTTGGATCTCCCAAATAAGCAATGTAGAACAAAAGCAACATGGATCAG GTATGAGCAGCATGGTACCCACAGATGAAGAAAGTGAAAAAGAAACTCCTCCAAATGCTCTTGAAGAG AGTGGGGAGGAAGACGAAAAGAAAATCTGA
- the LOC115725747 gene encoding large ribosomal subunit protein eL22z, whose protein sequence is MSRGSAAAPKGGKKKGATFTIDCAKPVEDKIMDIASLEKFLQERIKVGGKAGALGDSVTVTREKSKITVTSDSNFSKRYLKYLTKKYLKKHNVRDWLRVISSNKDRNVYELRYFNIAENEGEEED, encoded by the exons ATGAGTCGAGGAAGTGCAGCAGCTCCGAAAGGAGGGAAGAAGAAGGGAGCAACATTTACAATTGATTGTGCTAAGCCTGTGGAAGACAAGATTATGGATATTGCATCCCTTGAGAAGTTTCTCCAGGAGAGGATTAAGGTTGGTGGCAAGGCAGGCGCTCTCGGTGACTCTGTCACTGTTACCCGCGAAAAGAGCAAGATTACTGTTACATCTGACAGTAATTTTTCCAAGAG GTATTTGAAATACTTGACCAAGAAGTATTTGAAGAAGCACAATGTTCGCGATTGGCTCCGGGTAATCTCATCAAACAAGGACCGCAATGTTTATGAACTGAGGTATTTCAATATTGCTGAGAACGAGGGTGAGGAGGAAGATTAA
- the LOC115725199 gene encoding mitogen-activated protein kinase kinase kinase 20-like isoform X1, with translation MKWIRGKVIGQGGFATVYRAVLKDGDLELAVKTSGAYGAEALKNESYVLDKIGTCPEVIRCYGYSETFEKEQHDYNLLLEFATGGSLSDEMKKHGGRLLEPYIRRHTKSILNGIYFVHSKGFIHCDIKVDNVLIFQNGNAKICDFGLAMEASEKGKVESSRELRGTPMYLAPESVNENEYDYPVDIWALGCAVAEMYTGKPIWNDPQQNQWALLLRIGGEELPEIPQELSEEGKDFLSKCLIKDPKKRWTAEMLLDHPFVTGIEVGECDNESDNNKTSSTSSPRCLLDFPNWISQEIIGEGVSDDNTLLLPEDAEVVEEEEEEEETTTLPFSPKCPFDFPLWISQISNVEQKQHGSGMSSMVPTDEESEKETPPNALEEVHLLFFNDWIFVLFLC, from the exons ATGAAGTGGATTCGTGGAAAAGTGATAGGGCAAGGAGGTTTTGCTACTGTCTATAGAGCAGTACTCAAAGATGGTGATTTGGAATTGGCTGTCAAAACCAGTGGAGCATATGGTGCTGAAGCTCTAAAAAATGAGAGCTATGTTCTGGACAAAATTGGAACTTGTCCCGAAGTAATTCGCTGTTATGGATACAGTGAAACTTTTGAGAAGGAGCAGCATGATTATAATCTGTTGTTGGAGTTTGCCACGGGAGGAAGTTTATCTGATGAGATGAAGAAACATGGAGGTCGATTACTGGAACCATACATTCGCAGACACACCAAATCCATACTCAATGGAATATACTTTGTACACTCTAAAGGTTTTATACATTGTGACATAAAGGTCGACAATGTTCttattttccaaaatggaaaTGCTAAGATATGTGACTTCGGATTAGCTATGGAAGCTTCAGAGAAAGGTAAAGTGGAATCATCAAGGGAGTTAAGAGGCACTCCAATGTATTTGGCTCCCGAGTCGGTAAATGAGAATGAGTATGATTACCCTGTGGATATCTGGGCTTTGGGTTGTGCTGTTGCTGAGATGTATACTGGAAAACCTATATGGAACGACCCTCAACAAAATCAATGGGCATTGTTACTACGAATTGGAGGAGAAGAGCTCCCCGAGATTCCACAAGAACTGTCAGAAGAAGGTAAAGATTTTCTAAGCAAGTGTCTCATTAAGGACCCTAAGAAGCGATGGACAGCTGAGATGCTTTTGGATCACCCCTTTGTTACTGGTATTGAGGTTGGTGAATGTGATAATGAGTCTGATAACAACAAGACTAGTTCAACATCATCTCCGAGGTGTCTACTTGATTTTCCTAACTGGATTTCCCAAGAAATCATTGGAGAAGGCGTTAGTGATGATAACACTCTTCTTCTACCGGAAGATGCTGAAGTAGTagaagaggaagaggaagaggaagaaACAACTACTTTACCATTTTCACCTAAATGCCCCTTTGACTTTCCTCTTTGGATCTCCCAAATAAGCAATGTAGAACAAAAGCAACATGGATCAG GTATGAGCAGCATGGTACCCACAGATGAAGAAAGTGAAAAAGAAACTCCTCCAAATGCTCTTGAAGAGGTTCATTTGCTATTCTTTAATGATtggatttttgttttgtttttatgcTGA